In one Myripristis murdjan chromosome 5, fMyrMur1.1, whole genome shotgun sequence genomic region, the following are encoded:
- the tmem183a gene encoding transmembrane protein 183A isoform X2, with translation MPKKGNRKRLKFRAGDVCSESVTVADYANADPAVVKSGRVKKAVVNAVEKEVKLLCGLEASQGAVQEVLSSAVSVTADALESSDELDPEDGENETKVARKKKNKRRKESSESSDGEEYPVDIWLVLSSYIRPEDVCRFALICRNAWTVTCTAAFWTRLYRRHYSMDVELPFRLQPDCVDRMRCLRARVIRSLFHLYEPFALRVSKIPALPESTPTTLLNSKCLLFWVKKVSGTRPEAMWEFNFKFIQQGHSKNGSAKSLRMPRQYEDVHNNPDSDCYLLQVTTLNFIYTPVVMGMTLSLFTINVSTDMRHHRVRLVFQDSPLQRGRKRGEQGGTQVVLDPVHSVRLMDWWHPQYPFSCA, from the exons ATGCCCAAGAAAGGGAACCGAAAACGGCTGAAATTTAGGGCCGGGGACGTCTGTTCGGAATCAG TGACAGTTGCTGATTATGCCAATGCTGATCCAGCCGTTGTGAAATCAGGGCGGGTGAAAAAGGCTGTTGTGAATGCAGTTGAAAAAGAAG tgaaatTACTCTGTGGCCTGGAAGCATCTCAGGGTGCTGTACAGGAGGTCCTCTCATCTGCAGTGAGCGTCACAGCAGATGCTTTGGAGAGCAGTGATGAGCTAGACCCTGAAGACGGAGAAAATGAAACTAAAGTGGCCcgcaagaagaaaaacaaaaggagaaaag AAAGCAGTGAAAGCAGTGATGGGGAAGAGTATCCTGTAGATATTTGGTTGGTGCTGTCTTCCTATATCCGCCCTGAGGATGTGTGCAGATTTGCTCTAATCTGCAGAAATGCCTGGACTGTCACCTGCACTGCAGCCTTTTGGACCAGGCTGTATAGAAG acacTACAGCATGGATGTTGAACTGCCGTTTCGTCTCCAGCCTGATTGTGTTGACAGGATGCGCTGTCTGCGGGCCCGTGTGATTCGCTCCCTCTTCCATTTGTATGAACCATTTGCCTTGCGTGTTTCCAAAATTCCTGCCCTGCCAGAATCCACGCCCACAACTCTGCTCAACTCCAAG TGTTTACTGTTCTGGGTCAAAAAAGTGTCAGGCACTCGGCCAGAGGCAATGTGGGAGTTCAACTTCAAGTTTATACAGCAG GGGCACAGTAAGAATGGCAGTGCCAAGTCCCTGCGGATGCCCCGGCAGTATGAAGATGTGCACAATAACCCAGACTCTGACTGCTACCTGCTCCAGGTCACCACTCTCAACTTCATCTACACCCCTGTGGTCATGGGAATGACCCTCAGCCTG TTCACAATCAACGTTAGCACTGACATGCGCCACCACCGCGTCCGTCTGGTGTTCCAGGACTCGCCGCTCCAgcgggggagaaagagaggggagcaGGGCGGGACCCAGGTGGTGCTGGATCCCGTACACAGTGTGAGGCTCATGGACTGGTGGCATCCACAGTACCCCTTCTCCTGCGCCTAG
- the tmem183a gene encoding transmembrane protein 183A isoform X1: MPKKGNRKRLKFRAGDVCSESVTVADYANADPAVVKSGRVKKAVVNAVEKEVKLLCGLEASQGAVQEVLSSAVSVTADALESSDELDPEDGENETKVARKKKNKRRKESSESSDGEEYPVDIWLVLSSYIRPEDVCRFALICRNAWTVTCTAAFWTRLYRRHYSMDVELPFRLQPDCVDRMRCLRARVIRSLFHLYEPFALRVSKIPALPESTPTTLLNSKCLLFWVKKVSGTRPEAMWEFNFKFIQQQGHSKNGSAKSLRMPRQYEDVHNNPDSDCYLLQVTTLNFIYTPVVMGMTLSLFTINVSTDMRHHRVRLVFQDSPLQRGRKRGEQGGTQVVLDPVHSVRLMDWWHPQYPFSCA, encoded by the exons ATGCCCAAGAAAGGGAACCGAAAACGGCTGAAATTTAGGGCCGGGGACGTCTGTTCGGAATCAG TGACAGTTGCTGATTATGCCAATGCTGATCCAGCCGTTGTGAAATCAGGGCGGGTGAAAAAGGCTGTTGTGAATGCAGTTGAAAAAGAAG tgaaatTACTCTGTGGCCTGGAAGCATCTCAGGGTGCTGTACAGGAGGTCCTCTCATCTGCAGTGAGCGTCACAGCAGATGCTTTGGAGAGCAGTGATGAGCTAGACCCTGAAGACGGAGAAAATGAAACTAAAGTGGCCcgcaagaagaaaaacaaaaggagaaaag AAAGCAGTGAAAGCAGTGATGGGGAAGAGTATCCTGTAGATATTTGGTTGGTGCTGTCTTCCTATATCCGCCCTGAGGATGTGTGCAGATTTGCTCTAATCTGCAGAAATGCCTGGACTGTCACCTGCACTGCAGCCTTTTGGACCAGGCTGTATAGAAG acacTACAGCATGGATGTTGAACTGCCGTTTCGTCTCCAGCCTGATTGTGTTGACAGGATGCGCTGTCTGCGGGCCCGTGTGATTCGCTCCCTCTTCCATTTGTATGAACCATTTGCCTTGCGTGTTTCCAAAATTCCTGCCCTGCCAGAATCCACGCCCACAACTCTGCTCAACTCCAAG TGTTTACTGTTCTGGGTCAAAAAAGTGTCAGGCACTCGGCCAGAGGCAATGTGGGAGTTCAACTTCAAGTTTATACAGCAG CAGGGGCACAGTAAGAATGGCAGTGCCAAGTCCCTGCGGATGCCCCGGCAGTATGAAGATGTGCACAATAACCCAGACTCTGACTGCTACCTGCTCCAGGTCACCACTCTCAACTTCATCTACACCCCTGTGGTCATGGGAATGACCCTCAGCCTG TTCACAATCAACGTTAGCACTGACATGCGCCACCACCGCGTCCGTCTGGTGTTCCAGGACTCGCCGCTCCAgcgggggagaaagagaggggagcaGGGCGGGACCCAGGTGGTGCTGGATCCCGTACACAGTGTGAGGCTCATGGACTGGTGGCATCCACAGTACCCCTTCTCCTGCGCCTAG